One Streptosporangium becharense genomic window, TGGTGCTGCCCCGCAGGGAGCGCAAGGCGTCGCCGATCACCGGGAGCCGGAGGCTGCGCGCCATGAGGGGCCGCCGGGCGTCACTCCCCGGTCTGCCCGTCCACCGACTCCCGGAGGAGGTCGGCGTGACCGTTGTGACGCGCGTACTCCTCGATCATGTGGACCACGATCCACCGCAGGGACGGCGTCTCACCGCCGGCCCAGGGCCGTCGGGCCGGACGGCTCAGGCCGTCGTCGTCCAGCGCCTCGGCGACCGCCTCGCGGGAGTGGTCCACGGCCTTCTCCCACAGCGCGAACAACTCCTCCGGGGAGTCGTCGGCGGCGGAGTTCCACTCCCAGTCCTTGTCGGCGCGCCAATCCACGGTGTTCCACGGCGCGGATCGGTCTCGCCCGTGCAACCGGTAGGAGAACCAGTCGTCCTCCACGTACGCCAGATGCTTGAGCAGCCCGCCCAGCGTCATCGACGAGGCGCCGACCTTCGCCGTCAGCCCCGCGCTGTCGAGGCCCCGGCACTTCCACGCCAGCGTCGCGCGCTGGTAGTCGAGGAATCCCAGGAGGGTCGCCGTCTCGTCACCCGCGATAGGCGGCTCGGGGCGACCGTGCTCGTCCACATCAGTCATGAACGGCAAGCATAACGACTGTGCTCACCGCTGGTCAGGAAACACGCGACCCCGTGTTCCGGGGACGTGACGCACCGGGTCTGACCGCTATCAGACGTAGTTCGGCGGTGTAGAGCTCGCCGTCGGCGTCCCGCAACCAGAGGTGGTCCAGGTCGGGCAGCATCTCGGTGACGGTGATCTCGCCGGAGCCCGCTTCGGCGGTACGACGGATCAGTTTGGCCATGAGGTTCACCATGGGCAGGCTGCGGAAGTCCACCGCCAGCGGCTTCTTCTCGCTCGGCACCCGGATGAAGCCCCGTTCGGGCAGCCCGTGCCGGGATCGCCAGAGCCGCGCGGCGGCGTAACGCGAGCGTTCGTCCTTGAGGGCGGCCCAGGTGGGCTCGGCGGCCGGGAACGTCCAGGCCTCGCGGCTCATGACCAGCCGGTCGACGGTGACGCGCGGCCGGTGCCGTGACGGGCCGAGAGGGCGGAACGCGTTGGTCGTCAGAGCGGTCAGCAGGTCTCCGGCGGCTTCCAGGAACGGGTGGGTCCGGTCCTCCTCGCGGTGCCGTACGACGAGGACCTCGCCTTCTCGTGTCACGGAGTAGTCCAGGATGGAGTGCATGGTGATGCCGGGCGGGGGTTCGGCCGCCTCCCCCCCGATGCTCAGGTAGGCGTTGCCCGGCAGCATGAGTTCGGTGGCCCGGGACATGCGCGAGGTCGTCAGCGGCGAGTCCGCCCGGGGAACGATCAGCAGCCGGCCGTCCGGGTGGCTGGCCGCCGTCGCCTCACGCAGCCGGCCGGGATCGGGGTGCTGGCTGACGAAGGACCTGTTCTCGATGGTGTTGGCCGCGCAGTGCAGTTCGCCGAGCACGTAGCCGGCCTCGCCGCGCGCCAGGGCTTCGGCGTCGGTGGCGATCACCATGAGGTCCGGGGAGAACCAGCGGGCGCCGCTCCACCGGGGCGACCCCACCGGGAACTCGAGGGCGACCCGATCGGCGATGCCGGCGACCGAGACCCGGTGCTCCCGGACGTCCGCTGACGGCAGGCTGAGGATCCTGGCCCACTTCTCCTGGAACTCCGCCACCACCTCGTCGACGATCTCCGATTCCGGGCTGAGGGTGAGCTGCCCGAGTTCCGGCATGAGGGAGGTCAGGAGCTGGAGCAGCGGCATGTCCGCGCGGCCGGTCCTCGCGGTCTCCCGGTCGAAGATCTGACGCGCCAGGGCACCGTAGCGGCCACCGACCGTGTTGACGAGCCACAGCGCACTGTCCAGCAGCAAACCCAGCGGTGCGGCCAGAGCGGCGAGCGCCCGGGAACCCACCTGGACCTCGGCCGAGCGGACGGTGTCCTCGTAGACCAGCGTCCGGCCGGCGTACAGTCCGCCCGAGCGGCGGCCGGCCTCCCGGCCGGTGAGCCGCTCGAAGGTGTCGGCGAGCTCCCGCTGGGCCTTCATCAGCCTGTCGGCGTCCCCCGCGGCGGCGGCCACACCGTCCCGCGCCGCTGTCAGCTCCTCCAGTGGCCGCCTGATCCGGTCGCGGACCGACGGATCGGCGATCGCCTCGATCCGTGCCGCCAG contains:
- a CDS encoding DinB family protein, which translates into the protein MTDVDEHGRPEPPIAGDETATLLGFLDYQRATLAWKCRGLDSAGLTAKVGASSMTLGGLLKHLAYVEDDWFSYRLHGRDRSAPWNTVDWRADKDWEWNSAADDSPEELFALWEKAVDHSREAVAEALDDDGLSRPARRPWAGGETPSLRWIVVHMIEEYARHNGHADLLRESVDGQTGE
- a CDS encoding lantibiotic dehydratase, whose translation is MSEHHVPLGGTGWFVWRDVALRGAGFPAGRFLEICDDELAAAADSGAGYEEAYAEAAERLSAAMGRIAVDGAFREAVAWQSPQVVRFTLDKVAAGEPRATRGGRRHELTIATYLQRYCLKNDTVGFFGPFGWARLVPEDTGIVVDPGTGFLSRRTTYFEDWAISTLAETLAALPEVWFWLRPRRALSASLTGRLLRRPFGRPVTLTVAELRVLALCDGHRTVREIVGDPPAPATVAALLRLREVGAVRIDLSGPLEPWPERTLAARIEAIADPSVRDRIRRPLEELTAARDGVAAAAGDADRLMKAQRELADTFERLTGREAGRRSGGLYAGRTLVYEDTVRSAEVQVGSRALAALAAPLGLLLDSALWLVNTVGGRYGALARQIFDRETARTGRADMPLLQLLTSLMPELGQLTLSPESEIVDEVVAEFQEKWARILSLPSADVREHRVSVAGIADRVALEFPVGSPRWSGARWFSPDLMVIATDAEALARGEAGYVLGELHCAANTIENRSFVSQHPDPGRLREATAASHPDGRLLIVPRADSPLTTSRMSRATELMLPGNAYLSIGGEAAEPPPGITMHSILDYSVTREGEVLVVRHREEDRTHPFLEAAGDLLTALTTNAFRPLGPSRHRPRVTVDRLVMSREAWTFPAAEPTWAALKDERSRYAAARLWRSRHGLPERGFIRVPSEKKPLAVDFRSLPMVNLMAKLIRRTAEAGSGEITVTEMLPDLDHLWLRDADGELYTAELRLIAVRPGASRPRNTGSRVS